The DNA window ACCCACAACATGCTGATTACAAAATCTTCGGGTTGCGCTTAGTTTTATGCCTTGCTTGAAAAGTCATACATGtcgtatataaattaaattaggtatatgaaacataattttttttccaatagtCTAGTGGTTGAAATTTCAcgctttaaaaataaattaatgagaTGTCGTGAGTTCAAATTCGCATCTCTACGGTCTGATTCCTCTGTACAACTAACAACTAAGGAGTTTTAATGAGAAGGTATGGAGAGAGTAGTAAGTGTAATATATATGGCCACTTATTCTAGGTTAAATAAACATATTATTTTCCCATAATTTATTAGCAACTCTTGTTTTCAAATTAACAATTTCCCCTTGTACTTATGTAAGAAGGCGATATGAGCAAGACAAATATGTTAAAATGACACCAATTGTACAAGCATTACATTACACATTTTTGGTTTTACTATTACTCTTACCATTTTCATTAACTAACCTTGACTTCATTGCACACACAACACAAGGACTCATCTGCATGGCTTTATATTCAAAACCAAAATTTCATTGTTTTAATCACCTCTTCTTTAATAATCCACACATAAGTTCTGTAAATCATTTGTCTCCTTCAAATTAAAATGATTTCAATATTAATTAAGTTTCTTTCACTGGCCATGGCCTGCCATTgtattttcaacttttttttgttATGTCTAACCCTAGTTTCCTTCCCTATATATATTTGTTCATCTTGGTCATATATCTCATAGCATTATAGCATTAATATTAGAACTATGGCCATCAATAactcatcaaggactaaaatccttTTCATCACCCTCATTCCCTTCCTTGTTTTAGCTCAAAATGTAAACTCAGTTTCATTCACAATCAATGATTTTGATTCATACCAAAACATCATTCAACTCGAAGGCGACGCCTTCATTTCAAGCGGCGCTGTCCACCTCACAGGCCTCGTCCCGAGCACCGCTGGTAGAGCCTCTTACACCGGACCAGTGCGTCTCTGGAACGCAGATAATGGCAACCTTGCAGCCTTCACTTCAATCTTCTCTTTCGTAGTTGCACCAAACGGCCCCGGACTCATTGGAGACGGAATCACATTCTTCGTTGCACCGTTCAATTCCCACATCCCAAACAATTCAAGTGGTGGATTCTTAGGACTATTCGACTCCAAAACCGCTTTGAATTCGTACCAAAACCAAATTGTTGCTGTTGAATTTGATTCCTTTGGTGAGAATCCTTGGGATCCTAATTATTCTCATGTTGGCATTGATGTGAACTCTATTGCTTCGGTGACAACAGCGCCATGGAATACAGGAAGTGTTGCCAATGGTTTCACTGCAATTGCTGTTGTGAAATATGAGCCTGTGGCGAAAAATTTAAGTGTTGTTGTAACATACTCCGGAAGCTATGGTGTGCATGGAGCTTCAAGTAGTGTGTCTTTTTTGATTGATTTGAGGACTGTGTTACCTGAATGGGTTAGAATTGGATTCTCTGGTGCTACTGGACAGTTAGTTGAATTGCACAAGATTCTTGATTGGAGTTTTATGTCAAGTTTCTACTGATATGGTTTGGCTATAAGGGAGCAAGAGTTGTGTGTTTCAATATTCAGAATAATGTTGGTGATTTGATTTGTTTCAATATACAGTGCTATTATATGTGCCGTGCAATGCAAGGTATTAAAATTAAGATGTAAgagttgaataaaaaaattatattgttataaaattatattgttaaaaaattatatgtgCCTAAATGTATGCTtcttacttttcttttttttataaccACAAAATTCACACATATAAATAGGGGTGTTTGCGGTGCGGTTCGATTTGATTCggtttgtttttgaaaataaaaccaaatcaaattaaACTAATGTGGTTTGAATTGGTTcggttgatttaattttttataaaaaaattattgagcaATACATAAAACATATCGAGGAaaatataatttcatgtttaaattcatacattaccataaaaaaagtttataattgtcAAGATAAATTTATACTTTGATACATAAAATTGCGTCTTACAATTTAATCTTAAGTCTAAAGAATGATATACTTGAAATTGCAttcttaaataaatatcatacaaagaatatgataaaatatattttctcaaattaaaataatttttctaaaaaattaaagaaatatatattggtTAATAAGATTTTGTAaaataatgcggtttgatttgatttggttAGGTTTGTAAAATATAAATTGTAAACCGGTTATGTTATAAAATGGCTCAAACACATCCGaatcaaatgcaatttttttgTGGTTTCAGTTTGATTCGGTTCAATTTGACGGTTTTTTATTGGGTCTGTTTGATTTTGAACAACCCTACATACAAATATGATGTTTATTGCCATGTAATTGTAGagtattattatataaaattgcAATCCtaatattattcagttaaattgaTCTTtatgaattgattttaaattgagaAGGATTACTAAACGTAACTTTTGAAACTGAATCTTATTTAACTGGTCAATTAATAATTAATCTAGACATATTGAATTATTGATTGTGATATAAGAATTAACATGTGGGAAAACATTATTTAATTATGAACTCGACTAAGACATTAGCGAGTTGTAATTAAAAGAGAGGATTATTCCCCACGAATTTGGGTATGATTATTGTGTTAGTTTATCTTGATACCAAAGAAAAAATTTTAGGGAATAGATGCAATTACTATATAGGGAGATATAAAAGATTACAAAAGATTTTAGTCTCTGATAATGAAAATCTGATAGACTCTGATATCATCTTAAAATATTTGGGTTGGGTCTAACTCATTATTACAAAACAGGCttatagggtgaggattgccgccacttataaacacatattGAGACCATATCCTTTTCAATATGGGACTCTTCAACACTGGGTTTTTGTTCCTTCTTGTCTTATTAGCCATTTCTGATAGAACACAGAAAGACTAAGATAGATCTAGGGTTGCAAAGAAATAaaacaatattcaaaattttgaaaattttcataaTCCTTGGTAGTTTCAGCACACTACATTAAATAGCTAGGGTTTTTTACTTAATGAGGCAAACCTAAATAAAAATAGATATAATTGACCCCATTAATATTAGTAGCAATCCTTACACCAACAAGGCTTTTTAAATTTTAGTTGCAAAAGGATATAATCAACAGGAGAGAATAGATTTCGATGAAACCTATTATCCTATAACTAGATTATAAGTCTTAAGAATGGTAATAGCTTTCTCATTCATCATGGATTTCGaactatttcaaatggatgtaaaaagtatTTTTCTAAATAGATACATTCAAGAGGAGGTATTTGTTGACCAGCCTCCTGGATTTATTAACCCAACTTTTCCAGACCAAGTATTTAAACTGAAAAAAGGAACTATATGgcctaaaacaagctcctagagcatggtatgatcgCCTAAGTAAGTTTTTACATGAAAATAAATTTGAACGAGGACAAGTTGATAAaaccttttttattaaaaaaatagaacatGACATATTACTagctcaaatatatgttgatgatataattTTTGGTGCTACTAATGAATCCCTGTGCAAGGAGTTTTCTGAAATAATGCATAACGAATTTAAAATGTCTATGATGGGAGAATTAAAGTAATTTTTAGGGCTTCAGATCTATCAAACCAAAGGAGGAACATTcataaatcaagccaaatattgAAAAAGAGCTACTTAAAAGGTTTGACATGGAAAGATCAAAAGTACTAGCAACACCAATGTCAACATCATGCTCCCTAGACAAAGATGAAAATGGAAAACTTTTCGATGAAAGAAAATACCGAGGTATGATTTGGTCACTATTATATTTAACTGCATCTAGACCTGATATAATGTTTTATGTATGTATATGTGCACGGTTTCAAGCATCTCCTAAAGAGTCACA is part of the Vicia villosa cultivar HV-30 ecotype Madison, WI linkage group LG2, Vvil1.0, whole genome shotgun sequence genome and encodes:
- the LOC131648614 gene encoding lectin 7-like; this translates as MAINNSSRTKILFITLIPFLVLAQNVNSVSFTINDFDSYQNIIQLEGDAFISSGAVHLTGLVPSTAGRASYTGPVRLWNADNGNLAAFTSIFSFVVAPNGPGLIGDGITFFVAPFNSHIPNNSSGGFLGLFDSKTALNSYQNQIVAVEFDSFGENPWDPNYSHVGIDVNSIASVTTAPWNTGSVANGFTAIAVVKYEPVAKNLSVVVTYSGSYGVHGASSSVSFLIDLRTVLPEWVRIGFSGATGQLVELHKILDWSFMSSFY